Proteins found in one Candidatus Eisenbacteria bacterium genomic segment:
- a CDS encoding cysteine rich repeat-containing protein, with amino-acid sequence MRLMVTVGFALVLCTLAPLARADQDPLANEVKEACKAELDTYCKQVTPGEGRLLACLYAFEDKLSARCDYGLYDASVRLERAVAALSYGAAECKDDIAKHCASVQAGEGRIVECLKKQGDKLSKRCSQAMKDLGL; translated from the coding sequence ATGCGATTGATGGTGACGGTGGGATTCGCACTCGTGCTGTGTACGCTCGCCCCGCTTGCTCGAGCGGATCAGGATCCGCTCGCCAATGAAGTGAAGGAAGCCTGCAAGGCGGAGCTCGACACGTACTGCAAGCAGGTGACGCCGGGCGAAGGGCGACTTCTGGCGTGTCTCTACGCCTTCGAGGACAAGCTCTCGGCGCGCTGCGACTACGGGCTCTATGATGCGTCGGTACGCCTCGAGCGAGCCGTGGCAGCCCTCTCGTACGGCGCGGCCGAGTGCAAGGACGACATCGCGAAGCACTGCGCGTCCGTCCAGGCCGGCGAGGGGCGGATCGTCGAGTGTCTGAAGAAGCAGGGCGACAAGCTCAGCAAGCGCTGCAGTCAGGCCATGAAGGACCTCGGGCTCTAG